One part of the Quercus lobata isolate SW786 chromosome 7, ValleyOak3.0 Primary Assembly, whole genome shotgun sequence genome encodes these proteins:
- the LOC115952875 gene encoding calmodulin-7, with protein MADQLTDDQISEFKEAFSLFDKDGDGCITTKELGTVMRSLGQNPTEAELQDMINEVDADGNGTIDFPEFLNLMARKMKDTDSEEELKEAFRVFDKDQNGFISAAELRHVMTNLGEKLTDDEVDEMIREADVDGDGQINYEEFVKVMMAK; from the exons ATGGCAGACCAACTCACCGACGACCAGATCTCTGAGTTCAAGGAGGCCTTCAGTTTGTTCGACAAGGATGGCGACG GTTGCATCACTACCAAGGAGCTTGGGACTGTGATGAGGTCACTGGGCCAGAACCCAACTGAGGCAGAGCTCCAGGACATGATTAATGAAGTTGATGCCGATGGTAATGGAACCATTGACTTCCCTGAGTTCCTTAACCTTATGGCGAGGAAGATGAAGGACACTGATTCGGAGGAGGAACTTAAAGAAGCATTCAGAGTTTTTGACAAGGATCAGAATGGGTTCATCTCTGCTGCCGAGCTGCGCCATGTGATGACCAACCTCGGGGAGAAGCTCACCGATGATGAAGTTGATGAGATGATCAGGGAGGCTGATGTTGATGGTGATGGCCAGATAAATTATGAGGAGTTTGTCAAGGTGATGATGGCCAAGTGA
- the LOC115952873 gene encoding ubiquitin-conjugating enzyme E2 22 yields MATNENLPPNVIKQLAKELKNLDESPPEGIKVGVNDDDFSTIYADIEGPAGTPYENGVFRMKLVLSHDFPHSPPKGYFLTKIFHPNIATNGEICVNTLKKDWNPSLGLRHVLIVVRCLLIEPFPESALNEQAGKMLLENYEEYARHARLYTGIHAKPKPKFKSGAISESTTALNVDQTNTSVLNADQKSTTPGAALPLPCPSPLAPSTTSTRGNGKEQQAAIAPETDTGVSGSTVAAAAAAPTTQKKEGGLAKAHADKKKMDARKKSLKRL; encoded by the exons ATG GCAACTAATGAAAATCTTCCACCAAATGTTATAAAGCAACTTGCAAAGGAATTGAAGAATCTTGATGAATCCCCCCCTGAGGGAATCAAAGTAGGTGTTAATGATGATGATTTTTCGACCATATATGCAGACATTGAAGGCCCAG CTGGGACTCCGTATGAAAATGGTGTTTTCCGCATGAAGTTAGTATTGTCTCATGACTTTCCACACTCTCCTCCCAAAG GTTACTTCCTGACAAAGATTTTTCACCCGAACATTGCAACCAATGGTGAGATTTGTGTCAACACACTGAAAAAAGATTGGAATCCAAGTCTTGGTCTACGACATGTTCTCATT GTAGTTAGGTGTTTATTGATTGAACCATTTCCAGAATCAGCGTTGAATGAACAAGCTGGCAAGATGCTGCTTGAGAATTATGAGGAGTATGCTAGACATGCCAG GCTTTACACTGGGATCCATGCTAAACCAAAACCCAAGTTCAAATCAGGAGCTATTTCTGAGTCCACTACTGCTCTGAATGTTGACCAGACTAACACCTCGGTTCTTAATGCTGACCAGAAGAGTACAACGCCAGGTGCGGCATTGCCATTGCCATGCCCATCCCCATTGGCTCCTTCTACAACCTCCACAAGAGGAAATGGGAAAGAGCAGCAAGCTGCCATTGCACCAGAAACAGATACAGGAGTTAGTGGGTCTACAGTTGCAGCCGCAGCCGCAGCACCCACTACTCAAAAGAAGGAAGGTGGGTTGGCAAAAGCTCATGcagacaaaaagaaaatggatgCTAGAAAGAAAAGTTTGAAGAGATTATAA